The genomic segment TACCATGTCAGAATCTTTGTTCCTTGGCTTCCAAAAGAATATCTCGAAACATCTGTCCATCAATACCATTGGTCGATGCAACGTAGGAAATGATTTCTCTATCGTGACAGTCCAGAATGAATGCTATCCAAACAAGGCGACCGTCCCAGCAACGTATCGCAAGAATATCAGAACACCAGCGTAGATCACTTTTCAATGTAATGATTTTTCCATGATGGGTGAGATTAGGTCGTGGAAAATTTCTTTGAAGCAACAGCTCGTTTTCTTTCATGATCTTGTAGATCCGTTTCTTGTTCACAGAAGGCATTCCAAGCCCCTTTCGAATGCGATTTACGACTGCTGTAACTCTTGGATAGCCATAGGTAGGTCTTTCGGAGCAAACTTTGAAAACTATGTCTTTGACTTCATTATTTCGATCCTGACTGACTTTACTCTTTTTTCGAGATCATTTTTTTTCCGAGCAAGCACCACAGCTTCCTTCAGAATTTCTACTTCCTCGGTCTTTCTGCCGAGTAGCCTTTCCAAGCTACGAATTCGCTGTTCTAACTTCTTTACTTCAGACTCCGGAACGAGACTTTCTTCGTTTTCTATTCCTTGGCTCGCACCTTCTTCCATATATCGTCTCCATTGGAAAAGCTGACTTGCCGCTATACTATACTTTCTCGCGATTATTGAAACCGAATTTCCTGTTTCATAAGTCTCTTTGACAATCTCGGCTTTCTCTTGATTGCTCCATCTGCGTCTCCTCTGAACCGACGTAATCACATGGATCTCTTCTTTGTTACTAGTAGTATTCATACAATTACTCCTATTAGTTAGGAGCTAACTTCGTTGTACGGTCTTCAATTGGGTAGCTCCATCGAGCCGATGACTTATTTGTCTTCAGGCTAAGTTCCACTGCGCTTTTGAAATTCTTCATCATATTGCGATTTTCGGGCCATGCTGATTTATCCTATTTTCATGCATTTCCGTATCCAGTATATCGGGGGAACTCCACACTGAAAGTTATACGCCGAGCTTTAGTAGCTAACTAGCTTGTAGTTCTTGAAACTTCTTAATCGTTTTCAGTTCACTTTTAAGCTCATACTGCTTAATTTCTAAATCATAATGGGTCTGTATTGATGGCCAAAAATTCCGGAGAATTACCGAAGAATTTAGAAAATCTAAGTGCAGTGCCTGCTGTGATAGAACGACGACCGTGAATTATTTCACTAATACGCTTCTGACCAATATGAGTAGATTGAGCAAGTTTACAGGCTGTTATTCCCATGGGTTTTAAGAAATCTTCTAACAAGATTTCACCTGGATGGATATTCATTAATTCTGCCTTATGATAATCGAATATCTCAACATTTAAAGCATTCCCATTTTCCCAAGAGAAGCATGTTCGATATTGCATATTTATACTTATGCTACACTGGCCTTGCCCATCCACTGACAAAGCATGGAGTCTATCTCCGGGAGGAATTTTTAAATCTTCAATATTCTTTGCACTATCTATATGAATTAATTTCCTTCTAGCTGTTCTCCGAATTTCTTTCGGAAACTTTTTAGAAAACTTACCTAACCAAATAATTTCAGATTCTTTATCGTAGAATGATAGAATCACGAACCATAATAGCGTTGAACGCTACTGGTGTCACAATCACCATTATTTGTAAATTTTATAAAATTTTACAGTCTTGTTAATCAAATAGATAACAAATCAATGCGATTTAAATACAATTTAAAGCATGTGGCGTATAACGGCCAAGGCATTCCGACGTTTGCGATCGCACGAGTTTGCTTATGCAAACGAAGTGACGAAGCGAAATGTGGCGCAGGCCCAGCGAGAGTTGCGAAGCAAGCTCGAAGCGATGCGTCAGAGTCGACAGTTAGTCGTCGTTGCGGATTTTTAAATTAGCCTTCGGCAAACAAACATGAAATGTTGTTCCAAGCCCCTCATGGCTTTCCAACCATATATCTCCTTTATGTTTTTCAACAATTGCCTTAACAATAGACATACCCAAGCCAATCGGCTTTTCTCCATGTATCCCTTCTCTGCGTGCCTTTGAATATTTATCAAATATGTATCTTTTTAACTTTTCCGGGATCCCGATGCCTGTGTCCTTGATCTCAAGCCAGATTTTTCCAGCCTTTTCGAAAGAATTAATCTCAATACTTCCAGAATCACTAGTAAATTTCAGCGAGTTTGTTATCAGATTTTCTAAAACTCGGGCAAATCTGTCTCGGTCTATTAGCGCAGATAGATCTGGAGGTTGAATCATCACTTTCATTTCTATATGCTTTTCCGATGCCTTATAGCGAAAAGGTGAAAGAATTGTTGTTACATATGGATTAAGTTTCGTTATCTCCATTCTTAGTGAGAATTCTTCGCTTTCAAGCTGAGACAATTCTAACAATTCTCGAATTAACTTTTCTGCCCGTATACATGCATTTTGTGCAGACGCGAGGGTATCCTTGTTTTTACTAGAAATTTCAGGCAATCTATCTTTCAAAAGATCTAAAGACATCTGTATTATATTCAGTGGGTTTCTAATATCATGGGCTATAGTTGCTACAATCAAATCTTTACTTTCATTTAAACGCTCGAGTTTTCTCTCTCGTTCCTTTAATTCTTTAATAATTGGTCGAAATACAAATAAAAATTCGATGATAAGTAGCAGCAAAGAAACTACCGCTAAAGCAATTTCTACCAATTCGAGTTGGCGCACCCTGGCTTTAGATTCTGTCTCCATTTGCTCCACAATAGAATTCATTAAAGGTAAATATGCTTCTTCATTCTTAAAGATATCTGATACGACTTTGAGAATCTGAGCACTATTTTCAAGTTGCAAAACCGATAAATACAATCCCCTTTGATAAGGGGCAATATCTTCAAAGAGTTTCGATACGGCATTAGATTTATTTTCTGGCAAGCCAATTTCCAAATCTCCTCGTTGTAGTGCAAAATGTATTCTATTCCATGTTTCTAGTTCTTGCTTTAATTCAATAGAATTATTTGAACCAATTAATGACTTTAAAGCAAGTTTAGTAATTCGTTGGCTAAGCATCCGTTGTCTTCCTGCTACATTAATTATCATTCCATCCGAATGAATTTTATTCAAAAGATTTTGAATAATAATTTGATTTATAGCAATCAGGGCTGCGACGGAAACTATCGCGAAAACATATAAATGCTTTTCCGTTAATTTGTTAATCAATTTCTTTCCCATTATAATCCACTCAATTATATAATAAATCAGTGCAACTTGAAACACTTTTTAGCAACGGCGGCTAACGACCAAGGCGTTCCGACGTTTGCGATGGCGCGAGGCTTGCTTTGCAAACGAAATGACAAAGCGAAATGTGCCGCAGGCCTAGCGAGAGTTGCGAAGCAATCTCGAAGCGATGCGTCAGAGCCGATAGTTATGCGACGTTCTGCCCCGCATAGTTGCAGAAACTATTCATTAACGATGCCCTGCACTAATCGTATTAGGAGATAACCATGCACAGAATGGTAGAAGCGCTGCCAAATATGCAAGTAGAAGTCTTCCTAGAATATTCGGTGGAAAATTTGAAATTCGTGTTGCAGGAGTTAAAAGTAGTAGGCAGTTAACAGAACGACATGCTGCAAGTATTCGTGCGAACCACCATTCGGGCGGTGCCAGCGTAACACGCGTAGGATTAGGAGGTGCCACAAATGAATGACCCTCCCACCCTACTTCCATAGCTTCACGATAAATTAGATGCAGATTTACCTTACTTGGTTTAATTAAAACCCTTCCCGAAGAATCAATACTGATACGCTCTACAAAGATAATTTCCATGTTATCAGCTCTTAAAGAAGATTAGGCAGAATGTTCGCATAACGACCAAGGTGTTCCGACGTTTCGCGAGTGCGAAGTACTTGGTGCGAGCCTTGCTTTGCAAGACGAGTGACAAAGCGAAATGTGGCGAAGCCCAAGCGAGAGTCGCGTAGCGATCTCGAAGCGAAGCGTCAGAGCCGACTGTTATGCGCAGTCGTTAATGATTAAAGTTAGATAAAAACTGCTGGAGAAACTTTAAATTTCTTCCCTAATGCTTTGATTTGGCGAATATTCAATTCCCTCTTACCATTGAGAATCTCGGAAACAACTCCCTGACTACCAAGTTCTGCCATGTCCTTTTGAGTAAGGCCATTCTCTTCCATAAGATATTTTAATACCTCGACGGGATCTGAATCAATTGATGTAAAATTCTCTTTTTCGTATTCTTCAACTAGATTTCCCACTGTTTCCATTAAAGGGGCCAATGGATGTTTTTCGCTGTTACCAACCTCATCTATCAATTCATCAAGAGCTTTTAAAAGTCTTTTGTATTGTTTATCAGAATGAGGAACAGATAAGAGATCTTTTACTTCTGGCCAAACATTTCTTACTCGCTCTAATTCAAAAATCATATCCTACTCCTCTTTCCATTTTCCTCTATCATATTCTGAATGTGTTAAAACATACCGAATAAAGACTTTCTTTCGATTATAATGAATGGCAGAAATTAATCTAAAATTATTTCCGCTAATATTAAAGACTGTAAATTTACCAACCTGATCCGCGCTTTTAAACACTTTTCTTAATTCGTCGAAATCTTTAAAATCTGTATTCTGAACTACTCTAAACCAGCTTTTAAGAGAAGGCCCTGAATTAGGATGTTTAGTTACAAAATCCGAAATCTTCTTCCAGCTAATTATATGCACTAATACAAATAATATCTCAAAATGAGATATTTCAAGCATTTTCCTTATTTTTTTTCAAAAATGAGTTTTTAGCGATTGCGTATAACGACCCATAATTGTCGAAGTTCCGCGAGTGCGAAAGCACTTGGCACGAGGCTTGCCCTGCAAGACGAGTGACAAAGCGGAATGTGGCGAAGCCTGGAGCGAGGGCGCGTAGCGCAACGCCAGAGGCGATAGTTAGGCGAAGTAAAGCGCTTAATACAAGGAGGATTATAATTGTTTATTATGCGAGGTAAGATCGCCATTTCCTAGCAAGAGACCAGGAACACTAATATCTTCATCTAAATCATCCCAATGAAGACCTATTCCGCCTCCGCTGATTTCATATCTTTCAAGTTGCTCTTTCTTAGCTCGTCTTAATCGAGGGAAATAAGCGAGTGGGACTGATAACGTTCTGCCGTC from the Leptospira wolffii serovar Khorat str. Khorat-H2 genome contains:
- a CDS encoding DUF2442 domain-containing protein, yielding MISSVSEAKAQKIWFDEDNLWLSLYDGRTLSVPLAYFPRLRRAKKEQLERYEISGGGIGLHWDDLDEDISVPGLLLGNGDLTSHNKQL
- a CDS encoding ATP-binding protein, giving the protein MGKKLINKLTEKHLYVFAIVSVAALIAINQIIIQNLLNKIHSDGMIINVAGRQRMLSQRITKLALKSLIGSNNSIELKQELETWNRIHFALQRGDLEIGLPENKSNAVSKLFEDIAPYQRGLYLSVLQLENSAQILKVVSDIFKNEEAYLPLMNSIVEQMETESKARVRQLELVEIALAVVSLLLLIIEFLFVFRPIIKELKERERKLERLNESKDLIVATIAHDIRNPLNIIQMSLDLLKDRLPEISSKNKDTLASAQNACIRAEKLIRELLELSQLESEEFSLRMEITKLNPYVTTILSPFRYKASEKHIEMKVMIQPPDLSALIDRDRFARVLENLITNSLKFTSDSGSIEINSFEKAGKIWLEIKDTGIGIPEKLKRYIFDKYSKARREGIHGEKPIGLGMSIVKAIVEKHKGDIWLESHEGLGTTFHVCLPKANLKIRNDD
- a CDS encoding type II toxin-antitoxin system HigB family toxin codes for the protein MHIISWKKISDFVTKHPNSGPSLKSWFRVVQNTDFKDFDELRKVFKSADQVGKFTVFNISGNNFRLISAIHYNRKKVFIRYVLTHSEYDRGKWKEE
- a CDS encoding helix-turn-helix domain-containing protein, which encodes MIFELERVRNVWPEVKDLLSVPHSDKQYKRLLKALDELIDEVGNSEKHPLAPLMETVGNLVEEYEKENFTSIDSDPVEVLKYLMEENGLTQKDMAELGSQGVVSEILNGKRELNIRQIKALGKKFKVSPAVFI